The DNA segment ATGCTGCCTGCCTGTTCTGTGCACTTAATCATTATTAGATGCCTACAAATTGATCAACTAAATAACCTGTTCTTGTACCTTTCTGTGTATTAGCAGTATCTAGGTCAGCACCTACCCCCATCACACAATCCATTTATGTATCCCGCACTCCAGAGCTGTACAGTCGTCGtctctggcttttctttctctttctctttcttgatCTTTCTTCCTTACCTCTCTGCTACTTTGCCCTCAGGGGCACATCTGTatgcacagaaagagaaagtaGCCCCAAGCAGAGTTACCTGAACATTTGGATCGATTGtaagaaagctgctgttttcagagTAATGGAATtgaataagaaattaattttacgTGTACAGTGAGCTTCTATCTGTCTTTTACATTGGCCAAAATGGCGAGGTCTTTGGCTAGTGGGGAGCAGTGGAAAGCTGAGCAAGTGATCAAAGTGTTGGCCTTAAACTCAAGAGATATGCCCATTGCATCCCTGCCAAAAGAGGAGTATGGCATGCTGGCTCCTTTAACATGGTGCTGCTTAAGCTTGGTGTTGAGGTGGATTTTATGACCTCTCCCAAGAGACTGGCTTTCTCTTATCAAGCTGCTCCGAGAATGTAATTAAATGAACTGTTGAGGTGAATGAGCAATTAACCAATCAATCTAGATCAGTGAATAGCTGGAGTATGAATTACAGGTAGTTATCCAGAagccttatttttttccccatatcaTGTCTTTGGCTTGTGGTGATTCTGAAGGGCCCCCTTTTAGGAGATGGGATATTATTGCACGAGATCTGATTACTGCCTGATACGCATttctttatttgtcttttttttcccttcccacttAGGTCAGTAAAATTGTGTCCAACGTTCCCCACTTGGAGTTTCTAAACTTGAGTTCCAACCCTCTCAGTTTGTCCGTTTTAGAGAGAAGGTGTGCTGGGTCTTTCGCTGGTGTTCGCAAACTTGTGCTCAACAACAGCAAAGCTTCCTGGGAAACAGTCCACACAATCCTGCAGGAATTACCAGAGTAAGCATGGGGAATTGGGCGTAGAAAGGGGTGCTCGCTACCCGCAGGTCAAGGCTGGCTTATCGAATCACATGGTGAGGGATGAGAGGGGTGTGAGGATGCAAACATGATCggcagagaaagagggaatTCTTTTCTTTGGGAGCTTGGGATCTGGCCAGGTTAATGCTTGACATTGTCTTAAAAACTGAACTTGTGTGGCGCTGCAAAGCCCGGGGCTTCTCATCCAAATCTAAATACCAGAGATGGATAATCACCCCGACAATGTAGGCGGTGACATGCTTTCCTCTGAGTCACTGCAGAATGAATGATGCAGTGCATACCTGTACTAATAACTTTTGAATGGGATGTAAGTCTGAGGGTCTGGCCACTTGTCAAGTAATATTTCATCGtgctttttctgtgcaaaagtGTTGATTTCTGTGGCTTGGTCACGGTCCACCTTGGTAGTGGCATTCTGCTTCTACGAATGTCCTTGGTGGCTTTGTTTTGATAACAGATTCCTCTTCGTACAGCTTTGTAAGCGGAGATGATGACAGCAGTATATCCTGCGTGGCCAGTGTACGCTTCCCTGGGATTAGGAGAGCTAGTTTAGTTGTCTGAAAACTTAGTGGaacctcttctttctttaatgGGAATCTTTGGCACAACCAGtgatgtggggaaaaaagtgtcatCTGTGTTGTATAAAACCACCTTTTTAAATTAAGTGGTGAGCATTGAGAGCAGGTACCAATCACCATTGGAGCTGGGTTGGTGGCTTGGCGGGCACAAATGTGGAACACTACCCCGAGCAATCTGTCACACAATACTGGGAGGCTAGGAGAACACTTAGAGGTGTTTTTATCTGTGGAGGAAGTTTACGGACGGGAGCGAAGACATAGTCGAAACATTCCATATGGAGTGCTCAAAGGTCTTCTCTACACCAAGGTTTCAAATCATGTAAGAGCCGTTACAGAAAGTCATGTTAAAATCACATATGCATGTCCCTGTACCCAAGAGGATAGCCATTTTTCAAGGTATGTTGAGATGTTGATGTCATCTTTCTTCCCCTGTGCAGCTTGGAGGAGCTCTTCCTGTGCCTTAACGACTATGAAACAGTGTCTTGTTCTCCGGTTTGCTGTCAGTCTCTCAAATTACTCCACATAACTGACAATAATCTTCAAGACTGGACTGAAATTCGAAAACTGGGAATTATGTTTCCATCACTGGACACGCTTATCCTGGCTAACAACAACCTCACGACCATTGAAGAGTCAGAAGATTCCCTAGCAAGGCTGTTCCCCAACCTGCGATCCATCAATTTGCACAAGTCAGGTGAGAGTCTGGAAGcagtatgcttttttttctcagcataaGTGACAGGAGTTGATGGGAGTCTCTCCTCCTGAGTAGGTGAAAAACACACTTGCTTTGTGCTCCTTGAAACTTTGGCCTTGGGGTGGTTGCTTCTTAGGCCTGTGTTAGCAGTAAGTAGCCTGCAGTCAACATTGCTTCCTGCAAAGTGTGAGAGAGGGCAGGTGAAGGCAGAAGTGCTGAGGAAGAGACTAAACTTTTGGGGTGGTTCTGTTGCTGTAGCAGAGATGAAAATGTCCAGGGACCTTTGTCCCAATCTATCCTGGCTTCTTAGCAGAATCAAAAAGCTGTTGATAAATGTAGTCCCAACAGACCTATCTTGTTGAAATCCAGTTTCCTGATGGTGCTAATGCAGGGCGATGCAAGCAGATGTACTGAAGCGCGCTAACCTGAAGAATGTAGCATTAGGAGAGGAAAACAGGCAAGAAATCAACTTGCCTGTCTCTGTGGGCTTTACCTGCTGCTTTTGGTAGTTAGTCATTACCTCAAAGATAAGTCAGAGTAGTGTGGACTGGCAGTTATTCAAAATGAGCTGGCAAAGGTTTTTTACCTTAGTAGTTTCCCTCTGTTTCCTGTCCCCGCCTCAGGCACTTCTGGCTGGAGAAGGATAAATAAATGTCTGGCAGTGGAGGGGATGAAAGAATCCTGTTTGCCTTTTATTCCCTATTTTGTCTTGGGTAAAATGAGCGTATGTGTAGGTGTAGGTATGTGGCATGTAAGGGCCGAGCATTCACCAGCAAAAGCTGTCTGTCATCTGTACTCAGTTATTAGAAGCTCACCACGAGTTGTGCTCGAGGCTGCTTTTACACTTCAGCCCCAGAGAATTTTCAGTCAATGCTCCAGAAAGAGAATAAGCATTTGGCATATCGGGAAGGGCACCCCGTGGTCAGagagagggagctgcagggcagcttgTGAGGGCTGTGACGTGTTTGTGAGATGACACGTATGCCAGAAGTTCTTCTGCAGGAGTACTTAATGCATCACCATCTTTTGTTCTTTACAGCTTTATATGCTGTGCAAACGATAGTTAAGTGTTAGCCAAGGTAGAAGGTACTTCATTAACACGCTCTGCAATGTAAGCATCAAGGAATCCCTATAATAAAAGCTTAAAGCTAACtagaggaagaaaagcctgtTAAGCTGGATTTGAAAGCACTGTCTCACTGAGGAGCAAGTGCTCCTGTGGTAAGTAGTTTTGCAATTTTGATGCCAGATATTTAAGAACTCTGGATTCTGTATTGCATTTTGATGTTTTGGGAGCGGAAAGGCAAATAGAAATCCCAAGGAGCATGTTAAACTAGGAACGTGTTAAagttcgtttttttttttttagggaaagTTGATGCACTCCAAAATTCTGTCATGTGAAGACTCCAAACTGATGCCTCTTTTTGCAGGCTCTTTTAGCTTAGTGGAGATCTGGGATGAGCTGAAGAGAATGTTTTTTAGTGAAGTTATAGCGCAACGGGGTCATGAAGGGATGAACGGATTTTCCTGCCGAGGCAGATGCCATGTCTGACAGCAATTTCTGCTTCAGAGGTGGTTGTCTCTCTGCACTAGCTTTCTCCCAGCTACAAGAGCTTTTTGGCCCTTTCAGAGCGACATGATTCAGAGAGGTATCAGGCAGTCTTTGGTGACATTGTACCCCAGAGATCAGGTGGAAGAGTTCTCCTGTCACAAACTTCTACTCCATTTGTCTGTAAATGTGGCTGATGCTGATACCCAGAGGATGGCTTTAGGCATAGGTGACCTTGGCAGAGGTGTTTCGAGCACTATGGGGAAAGGACACTCTCTCTGTCCACCTTGCACGCAGTGCCGTGATACTTACAGGagttttgtttctgctctgaaaagagaCCCTTCTTCTGAGCTGTGGCTGTGACGCATGGTTTGGGCTTGAACTTGGCATTTCCTGAGAGGCTTAGCTCAAATGAGACCCCTGATTTTGTTTGAACCaataatttttctggtttttcacattttctgtgctttatgGGTGAAGCTGTTGAATGTTGTTCGGAGAAACCAGTTTTCTACCTCACATTGCCAGTGTAAGCTTCTGGAACAGTCATTGGAAAAGCATCGTGGTAAACTTCAAGATGAGTAGTGTTGATCTCACCACGTAATCAAGGCCGTACTGTTGCTTGATCCTCAGCTTCTTTGTTTTACCCTCTCTGCTTGCCTTGTTATCCCGAACGTCAGGTCTTGAGGGGGCTGAAATTGAGTTAAAGCCTTTTTCATTAAATGGCTGGATGGCTTCTGGGACTGTTTTACCATTGTGTCATGAGCAGAAATGGGACCCAAGGTGGTCATGTGTGCGAGGTAAAGCCATTTGATGGCTATTTAGCAATGCCTTGAATGACAGAAGTCCTGATGACTTTAATACTACTTAAGGCAGCATCCCTTTATAGATGCATCCATCATAACTGATGCTAGTCAGTCCTCAGCAGTGAGGCCAAAGGCTGAGTGGTCCATAAAAAAACTAAGCTCCATGATCAGCCATGGAGATCATCCTTCTAGACTTACAAAATGGCATAAGAGAATTTAAACTACTCTGTCTTGTAAGGAAATAAGGAGATTTTTTGCAGCGCGTCATGAGCAAAAAGCCGACTTCTCAAAGAAACAGCAGTTGACACTCGTCTGTCACATATGTTCTTTAGCTGTGTCTGATTATCTTGGATACATGATGTATTATCTGTGTTtgtttaaacaagttttttcttctgagcaGGTCTGCATTGCTGGGAAGACATTGACAAGTTAAATTCTTTTCCCAAGCTCGAGGAAGTGAAATTGCTAGGAATTCCTTTGCTGCAGTCCTACACCACCGAGGAACGCAGGAAGCTGCTAATAGCCAGGTCTGTTGCTGGTTTATTCTGCTCGGCAGAAGCGTTACATGGCAATGAATGGCTGGGAGTCCCCGGCTGGGGGGGTAATTGGAGGAAGAGGCTGTTAGGAGATGGGGTTTTGTATGAATTTGCCACTCAGAAAGAtttgagcttttttttgttgtgtgggAAAGTGGGAGTAGTGGAAATGTTAAGTCTAACTTTACTTCTCAGAGAAATTTTTGAGTCTCATACATGCCTGTGCAAACAATGCATATATGtggcaaaatgaaaatgagtaGTTTTGAATGTGCTTGGAGAAACTGCGTGGAACTTGACCTCTCTCATGGGTACCGAGGCGTAAGCTACCTGGCAGGATTCTCCTGGTGTTAATGTTCTGGCATGTTGCTTTTGACGGTGACTGCCTTGTTGGTCATCCTGTCTGGGTTTCTCTTCTTGCTGACTATATTTCTTGGTGCCTGCATGCAGGTTGCCATCTATCATCAAACTCAACGGAAGCATCGTTGCCGATGGGGAGCGAGAGGACTCGGAGCGATTCTTCATCCGATATTACATGGAGTTCCCGGAGGAGGAAGTCCCATTCAGGTATGAATTCTTTGTCGTGGAATGGAGAGTAGGGGCAGAAGGGGGGCGAGGCAAAAGGAAAGGTGACTGAACAGATGATGTTACATGGGAAATGTGGGCTAGCTGTTCCATGAAAAAAACATCCCTCGCCTTCCTCCTGTCTTGCCTTCCTCAATCTGTTTTAGTTATTGTCGTTATATTAGAGTGTTGTCTGATGACTTGTAGAATCACTTCTGAGTCAAATTTGGTCTTAAAGTGCCACGTCAAGTGCCATTAAACAACACGACTGTTCAGTTCATGATCTTCATTGCTTTCTAGCCCCTGATGGCTGGCTTCGTAATCCACCTGTGTTTGGGAGTCCCCAAAAGCCAGTACAGATCGTGCTCTCTGGTGCTAGGCCAGGGCGTCTAATTCTCTTGACCATCTGGTGTGTGGAATGTGACTGGCAATGGGAAGCTGTCCCCTCACTTTCAGGCCTGCAAATCGCAAGTCTGATAgtttttctttgccaaaaaaGTATACCCAATGATCCGTTAATCTTAGTAAACTAATGAACTTTGACAGCTGCTGTTCAGTCGGTATCTTCTCTGTGCCAGCATCTACTTACTGCTTCTTAATGGGCTGAGGACGGATCATGGAGCATCAAGCCACTGCATTTATGTGCCTTTTGCACTAGGACCCTTGTGTGTTTTTCAGACAATGAAGCTTTGTAGCCCTTTCTTTACAGAAAGGAGGTGGGACAAGAGTGTGTGTCCGTGTGTCCCTGGGGGGACAGACGGAGGTAAGGACAAACTGAGGTAGAGGAGGTCAAAGATATGGCCCTGTACAGATGACAGATGTGCAAACGGAATCTGTTTGGTGTTTATGTTGGCTGGTCAGTGTTTCCCCTAGTTTAACTTTTAGGTAAAATGtctcttgtttttcaaaagcactggGAAGGCTGGAATGGGGGATGAGGGCATGGCGTTTTGTATGAATGCTAATAGGTCTGGCGATTATAGTATTTGTTAAGGGCGTACTGGGGTCAGTTCAGAGGCGAAGGGTACTAATGTAATCAGGAAGACAAGACAGCTGGTGAtccctcttctgcctttttctgaggaaaagtCCAGGCTTGTAATTTTAGAAGCCCTTGAAGTAGAAAAATTGAAACAAGTATTGGAAGGGATAGTAGCAGAGGCAGAGAAtgcaggggagaggaagggggaacGGGGACTGCGAGCTTGTGGCACTGCTCccaaaaaagattattttccataagattttatttctaagaaaactgtttcatgtctctgtgtttgtggctcCAGAAGGGGAGAATAGCAGAGCAGCTGAGCCCAACAGCTGCAGCGGCGTCCTGCCCTTTTTGCTGACCTGGAAAACCAGCCGGGAGAAGGCAAGGCAGG comes from the Gavia stellata isolate bGavSte3 chromosome 26, bGavSte3.hap2, whole genome shotgun sequence genome and includes:
- the TBCEL gene encoding tubulin-specific chaperone cofactor E-like protein, yielding MDQPSGRSFMQVLCEKYSPENFPYRRGPGMGVHVPATPQGSPMKDRLNLPSVLVLNSCGITCAGDENEIAAFCAHVSELDLSDNKLEDWHEVSKIVSNVPHLEFLNLSSNPLSLSVLERRCAGSFAGVRKLVLNNSKASWETVHTILQELPDLEELFLCLNDYETVSCSPVCCQSLKLLHITDNNLQDWTEIRKLGIMFPSLDTLILANNNLTTIEESEDSLARLFPNLRSINLHKSGLHCWEDIDKLNSFPKLEEVKLLGIPLLQSYTTEERRKLLIARLPSIIKLNGSIVADGEREDSERFFIRYYMEFPEEEVPFRYHELVTKYGKLEPLAVVDLRPQSSVKVEVHFQDKVEEMSIRLDQTVAELKKHLKTIVQLSTSNMLLFYLDQEAPFGPEEMKYSSRALHSYGIRDGDKIYVEPRMK